A section of the Apodemus sylvaticus chromosome 10, mApoSyl1.1, whole genome shotgun sequence genome encodes:
- the Cops3 gene encoding COP9 signalosome complex subunit 3 isoform X5 produces MQMNTNQLTSVHADLCQLCLLAKCFKPALPYLDVDMMDICKENGAYDAKHFLCYYYYGGMIYTGLKNFERALYFYEQAITTPAMAVSHIMLESYKKYILVSLILLGKVQQLPKYTSQIVGRFIKPLSNAYHELAQVYSTNNPAELRSLVNKHSEAFTRDNNMGLVKQCLSSLYKKNIQRLTKTFLTLSLQDMASRVQLSGPQEAEKYVLHMIEDGEIFASINQKDGMVSFHDNPEKYNNPAMLHNIDQEMLKCIELDERLKAMDQEITVNPQFVQKSMGSQEDDSGNKPSSYS; encoded by the exons ATGCAGATGAATACAAACCAGCTGACCTCAGTACATGCTGATCTCTGCCAG CTTTGTTTACTAGCGAAGTGCTTTAAACCTGCCCTTCCATATCTTGATGTGGATATGATGGATATCTGTAAAGAGAATGGAGCCTATGATGCAAAACACTTTCTGTGCTATTACTATTATGGAGGGATGATCTATACAGGGCTGAAGAACTTTGAAAGAGCACTGTACTTTTATGAGCAG GCTATAACCACTCCTGCCATGGCTGTCAGCCATATCATGTTGGAATCatataaaaagtatattttagtgTCTTTGATATTACTTGGCAAAGTACAACAGCTGCCTAAATACACCTCTCAAATTGTGGGTAGATTTATTAag CCTCTCAGCAATGCTTACCATGAGCTGGCACAAGTGTATTCCACCAACAACCCGGCCGAGCTGCGGAGCCTGGTGAACAAGCACAGTGAGGCCTTCACCCGCGATAACAACATGGGCCTGGTGAAGCAGTGCCTGTCGTCTCTCTATAAGAAGAACATTCAGAGGCTGACAAAG ACCTTTTTAACACTATCATTACAAGATATGGCAAGCCGTGTGCAGTTATCTGGAcctcaggaggcagaaaaatATGTTCTTCACATG atagaagATGGAGAAATTTTTGCAAGTATTAACCAGAAGGATGGTATGGTCAGCTTCCATGATAACCCTGAAAAGTATAATAACCCAGCCATGCTTCATAACATTGATCAAGAG ATGCTAAAATGCATAGAGCTGGATGAGCGACTGAAGGCCATGGACCAGGAGATCACAGTGAACCCCCAGTTTGTTCAAAAG AGCATGGGCTCACAAGAAGatgactcaggaaacaagccctCCAGTTACTCTTGA
- the Cops3 gene encoding COP9 signalosome complex subunit 3 isoform X3: MPSVPDFETLFSQVQLFISTCNGEHIRYATDTFAGLCHQLTNALVERKQPLRGIGILKQAIDKMQMNTNQLTSVHADLCQLCLLAKCFKPALPYLDVDMMDICKENGAYDAKHFLCYYYYGGMIYTGLKNFERALYFYEQAITTPAMAVSHIMLESYKKYILVSLILLGKVQQLPKYTSQIVGRFIKPLSNAYHELAQVYSTNNPAELRSLVNKHSEAFTRDNNMGLVKQCLSSLYKKNIQRLTKTFLTLSLQDMASRVQLSGPQEAEKYVLHMIEDGEIFASINQKDGMVSFHDNPEKYNNPAMLHNIDQEMLKCIELDERLKAMDQEITVNPQFVQKSMGSQEDDSGNKPSSYS; encoded by the exons ATGCCCAGCGTTCCTGACTTCGAGACACTGTTCTCCCAGGTTCAGCTCTTCATAAGTACTTGTAACGGAGAGCACATTCGATATGCAACAGATACGT TTGCTGGGCTTTGCCATCAGCTAACAAATGCACTTGTGGAAAGAAAACAG CCCCTTCGAGGAATTGGCATCCTTAAGCAAGCCATAGACAAGATGCAGATGAATACAAACCAGCTGACCTCAGTACATGCTGATCTCTGCCAG CTTTGTTTACTAGCGAAGTGCTTTAAACCTGCCCTTCCATATCTTGATGTGGATATGATGGATATCTGTAAAGAGAATGGAGCCTATGATGCAAAACACTTTCTGTGCTATTACTATTATGGAGGGATGATCTATACAGGGCTGAAGAACTTTGAAAGAGCACTGTACTTTTATGAGCAG GCTATAACCACTCCTGCCATGGCTGTCAGCCATATCATGTTGGAATCatataaaaagtatattttagtgTCTTTGATATTACTTGGCAAAGTACAACAGCTGCCTAAATACACCTCTCAAATTGTGGGTAGATTTATTAag CCTCTCAGCAATGCTTACCATGAGCTGGCACAAGTGTATTCCACCAACAACCCGGCCGAGCTGCGGAGCCTGGTGAACAAGCACAGTGAGGCCTTCACCCGCGATAACAACATGGGCCTGGTGAAGCAGTGCCTGTCGTCTCTCTATAAGAAGAACATTCAGAGGCTGACAAAG ACCTTTTTAACACTATCATTACAAGATATGGCAAGCCGTGTGCAGTTATCTGGAcctcaggaggcagaaaaatATGTTCTTCACATG atagaagATGGAGAAATTTTTGCAAGTATTAACCAGAAGGATGGTATGGTCAGCTTCCATGATAACCCTGAAAAGTATAATAACCCAGCCATGCTTCATAACATTGATCAAGAG ATGCTAAAATGCATAGAGCTGGATGAGCGACTGAAGGCCATGGACCAGGAGATCACAGTGAACCCCCAGTTTGTTCAAAAG AGCATGGGCTCACAAGAAGatgactcaggaaacaagccctCCAGTTACTCTTGA
- the Cops3 gene encoding COP9 signalosome complex subunit 3 isoform X4, whose amino-acid sequence MQQIRPLRGIGILKQAIDKMQMNTNQLTSVHADLCQLCLLAKCFKPALPYLDVDMMDICKENGAYDAKHFLCYYYYGGMIYTGLKNFERALYFYEQAITTPAMAVSHIMLESYKKYILVSLILLGKVQQLPKYTSQIVGRFIKPLSNAYHELAQVYSTNNPAELRSLVNKHSEAFTRDNNMGLVKQCLSSLYKKNIQRLTKTFLTLSLQDMASRVQLSGPQEAEKYVLHMIEDGEIFASINQKDGMVSFHDNPEKYNNPAMLHNIDQEMLKCIELDERLKAMDQEITVNPQFVQKSMGSQEDDSGNKPSSYS is encoded by the exons ATGCAACAGATACGT CCCCTTCGAGGAATTGGCATCCTTAAGCAAGCCATAGACAAGATGCAGATGAATACAAACCAGCTGACCTCAGTACATGCTGATCTCTGCCAG CTTTGTTTACTAGCGAAGTGCTTTAAACCTGCCCTTCCATATCTTGATGTGGATATGATGGATATCTGTAAAGAGAATGGAGCCTATGATGCAAAACACTTTCTGTGCTATTACTATTATGGAGGGATGATCTATACAGGGCTGAAGAACTTTGAAAGAGCACTGTACTTTTATGAGCAG GCTATAACCACTCCTGCCATGGCTGTCAGCCATATCATGTTGGAATCatataaaaagtatattttagtgTCTTTGATATTACTTGGCAAAGTACAACAGCTGCCTAAATACACCTCTCAAATTGTGGGTAGATTTATTAag CCTCTCAGCAATGCTTACCATGAGCTGGCACAAGTGTATTCCACCAACAACCCGGCCGAGCTGCGGAGCCTGGTGAACAAGCACAGTGAGGCCTTCACCCGCGATAACAACATGGGCCTGGTGAAGCAGTGCCTGTCGTCTCTCTATAAGAAGAACATTCAGAGGCTGACAAAG ACCTTTTTAACACTATCATTACAAGATATGGCAAGCCGTGTGCAGTTATCTGGAcctcaggaggcagaaaaatATGTTCTTCACATG atagaagATGGAGAAATTTTTGCAAGTATTAACCAGAAGGATGGTATGGTCAGCTTCCATGATAACCCTGAAAAGTATAATAACCCAGCCATGCTTCATAACATTGATCAAGAG ATGCTAAAATGCATAGAGCTGGATGAGCGACTGAAGGCCATGGACCAGGAGATCACAGTGAACCCCCAGTTTGTTCAAAAG AGCATGGGCTCACAAGAAGatgactcaggaaacaagccctCCAGTTACTCTTGA
- the Flcn gene encoding folliculin — MNAIVALCHFCELHGPRTLFCTEVLHAPLPQGAGGRDSPGQVEQAEEEEGGIQMSSRVRAHSPAEGASAESSSPGPKKSDMCEGCRSLAVGHPGYISHDKETSIKYVSHQHPNHPQLFSIVRQACVRSLSCEVCPGREGPIFFGDEQHGFVFSHTFFIKDSLARGFQRWYSIIAIMMDRIYLINSWPFLLGKVRGIISELQGKALKVFEAEQFGCPQRAQRMNTAFTPFLHQRNGNAARSLTSLTSDDNLWACLHTSFAWLLKACGSRLTEKLLEGAPTEDTLVQMEKLADLEEESESWDNSEAEEEEKASVTPEGAEGRGLASCPTESSFLSACGSWQPPKLSVFKSLRHMRQVLGAPSFRMLAWHVLMGNQVIWKSRDMNLVHSAFEVLRTMLPVGCVRIIPYSSQYEEAYRCNFLGLSPPVPIPAHVLASEFVVVVEVHTATRSNLHPAGCEDDQSLSKYEFVVTSGSPVAADRVGPTILNKIEAALTNQNLSVDVVDQCLICLKEEWMNKVKVLFKFTKVDSRPKEDTQKLLSVLGASEEDNVKLLKFWMTGLSKTYKSHLMSTVRSPTAAESRN; from the exons ATGAATGCCATCGTGGCTCTCTGCCACTTCTGCGAGCTCCACGGTCCCCGCACCCTCTTCTGCACGGAAGTTCTACACGCTCCCCTACCCCAGGGTGCTGGAGGTAGGGACAGTCCTGGCCAGGTCGagcaggctgaggaggaggagggcggcATCCAGATGAGCAGCCGGGTCCGAGCCCACAGCCCCGCGGAGGGCGCCAGCGCTGAGTCCAGCAGCCCGGGGCCCAAGAAGTCGGACATGTGCGAG GGCTGCCGATCGCTTGCCGTAGGGCACCCGGGCTATATCAGTCATGATAAAGAGACCTCTATTAAGTACGTCAGTCACCAGCACCCCAACCACCCGCAGCTCTTCAGCATTGTCCGCCAGGCCTGCGTCCGGAGCCTGAGCTGCGAG GTCTGCCCTGGTCGTGAAGGCCCCATCTTCTTTGGTGATGAGCAACACGGCTTCGTGTTCAGCCACACCTTCTTCATCAAAGACAGCCTGGCCAGAGGCTTCCAGCGCTGGTACAGCATCATTGCCATCATGATGGACCGAATCTACCTCATCAACTCCTGGCCCTTCCTGCTGGGGAAGGTCCGAGGGAtcatcagtgagctccagggcaagGCTCTCAAG GTGTTTGAGGCGGAGCAGTTTGGCTGTCCACAGCGTGCCCAGAGGATGAACACTGCCTTCACGCCCTTCCTGCACCAGAGGAACGGCAATGCCGCCCGCTCCCTCACCTCCTTGACCAGTGATGACAACTTGTGGGCCTGTCTGCACACTTCCTTTGCCTG GCTCCTGAAGGCGTGTGGCAGCCGGCTAACAGAAAAGCTCCTAGAGGGCGCTCCCACAGAGGACACCCTGGTCCAGATGGAGAAGCTTGCTG ACTTAGAGGAAGAATCAGAAAGTTGGGACAATTCAGAGgctgaagaggaagagaaagcctCTGTTACGCCAGAGGGTGCTGAAGGGCGAGGGTTGGCCAGTTGCCCGACAGAATCATCCTTCCTCTCAGCCTGTGGGAGCTGGCAGCCCCCGAAGCTTTCAGTCTTCAAGTCCCTTCGACACATGAGACAG GTCTTGGGCGCGCCATCTTTTCGTATGTTGGCCTGGCATGTCCTCATGGGAAATCAGGTGATCTGGAAAAGCAGAGATATGAACCTGGTTCATTCCGCATTTGAAGTCCTCCGG ACCATGCTGCCTGTAGGCTGTGTCCGAATCATCCCTTACAGCAGCCAGTATGAGGAGGCCTATCGCTGCAACTTCCTAGGCCTCAGCCCTCCCGTGCCTATCCCTGCTCATGTACTGGCCTCAG AGTTCGTAGTTGTCGTGGAGGTACACACGGCCACTCGCTCGAACCTCCACCCTGCTGGATGCGAGGACGACCAGTCCCTCAGCAAGTATGAGTTTGTGGTGACCAGTGGTAGTCCTGTGGCTGCAGACAGAG TTGGGCCCACTATCCTGAATAAGATTGAAGCAGCTCTGACCAACCAGAACCTGTCTGTGGATGTGGTGGACCAGTGCCTCATCTGTCTCAAGGAGGAGTGGATGAA CAAAGTGAAAGTCCTGTTTAAGTTCACCAAGGTGGACAGTCGCCCCAAGGAGGACACGCAGAAGCTCCTGAGCGTCCTGGGTGCGTCAGAGGAGGACAACGTTAAGCTGCTGAAGTTCTGGATGACAGGCCTGAGCAAAACCTACAAGTCCCATCTCATGTCCACAGTCCGAAGCCCCACAGCTGCGGAGTCGCGGAACTGA